The following proteins come from a genomic window of unidentified bacterial endosymbiont:
- a CDS encoding methylated-DNA--[protein]-cysteine S-methyltransferase, translating to MYCCYYTTTIGTLCLLADAHSVWQISLSDHENLTMMHQDGRQLPLLQTLLQRLQAYFSGSAVSFSDISLAARGSRFQQTVWQQLQRIPYGVSTTYGQIARAVNQPKASQAVGAAIGANPWMIVLPCHRVLGAQAQLTGYHWGLKIKQQLLQLEGIPYRPAE from the coding sequence ATGTATTGCTGCTATTACACCACCACGATTGGCACACTCTGTTTACTCGCGGATGCGCACAGTGTATGGCAAATCAGTTTAAGCGACCATGAGAACTTAACCATGATGCATCAAGATGGTCGCCAATTACCCCTTCTACAGACGCTATTACAGCGTTTACAGGCCTACTTCAGTGGCAGCGCCGTCTCTTTTAGTGATATTTCTTTAGCCGCGCGAGGGAGCCGGTTTCAGCAAACAGTTTGGCAGCAATTACAGCGCATTCCTTATGGTGTGAGCACTACTTATGGTCAAATAGCGCGTGCAGTGAACCAGCCTAAAGCCAGCCAGGCCGTAGGGGCGGCGATCGGGGCGAATCCTTGGATGATCGTCCTCCCCTGCCACCGGGTGTTAGGGGCCCAAGCGCAGTTAACTGGCTACCACTGGGGACTCAAAATCAAACAGCAACTACTCCAGCTGGAAGGAATCCCCTACCGTCCTGCTGAATAA
- a CDS encoding ATP-dependent DNA helicase: MIEDFGEAGVLATALNSFTPRASQSEMAEAVVQTIQRQGVLVVEAGTGTGKTYAYLVPALRSGRKVVISTASKALQDQLYQRDLPAIAQALNFTGRVVVLKGRRNYLCQQRLEQHISQAAQFDPAVVADLVQLRYWSSQTRSGAISDCATVSEESAAWPLATSSEDNCLGSECPHYQGCFVVKARQQALEADIVIVNHHLFFADRQLQTAHHATLIAPAEVMIIDEAHTLPEIAAHYCSDSLSSQQLTAVAREVIQSVQQELNEFMSLREGAEQLSHSVQQLQRTLGTTRHRAHWRQALQDETIQQAVTQLQEALALCHSLLGLVLKRSTLLDNAWERVTAYQATLKQLQLVEVAGYGYWYQATPWSFTIARTPLSVAAPFQALMIAQRAAWIFTSATLAVNQQLEHFCQQLGLHDPQTLLLSSPFNYSEQAMLCIPRYLPSSQHPSWANQLAQLLHPLLKKISGGCLVLCTAYQRMHHLAAAFQTLLDHPVLVQGAASKSQLLAQFTQAGNALLVATNSFWQGIDIPGPALSCLVIDKLPFTPPDDPLLQARSAECRRQGGDPFRALQIPEAVIALKQGVGRLIRTSSDRGILILCDDRLVSRPYGTLFLGSLPPMPRTRDLQQAIDFLLATDPLSRNPE, encoded by the coding sequence ATTATAGAGGATTTTGGTGAAGCTGGGGTGCTGGCTACAGCACTGAACAGCTTTACACCTCGCGCATCACAATCAGAGATGGCCGAGGCTGTGGTACAGACGATCCAGCGACAAGGGGTGTTGGTGGTTGAAGCGGGGACGGGCACTGGTAAAACCTACGCCTATTTGGTGCCAGCGCTGCGTTCGGGGCGCAAGGTGGTGATTTCAACGGCTTCAAAAGCCTTACAAGATCAACTCTACCAGCGGGATCTGCCCGCTATTGCCCAGGCGCTCAATTTTACCGGCCGGGTGGTGGTATTAAAGGGGCGGCGTAACTATCTGTGTCAACAGCGGTTAGAGCAGCATATCAGCCAGGCAGCCCAGTTCGATCCAGCCGTGGTAGCCGATCTCGTACAGTTACGGTACTGGTCTAGTCAGACGCGTTCAGGCGCCATCAGCGACTGTGCAACGGTCTCCGAGGAGAGTGCTGCCTGGCCATTAGCGACCAGCAGTGAGGATAACTGCTTGGGCAGTGAGTGTCCGCATTATCAAGGGTGCTTTGTGGTTAAGGCACGGCAACAGGCGCTAGAGGCTGATATTGTGATTGTGAACCATCATCTGTTTTTTGCTGATAGACAGCTGCAGACAGCGCATCATGCCACCCTGATTGCGCCAGCAGAGGTGATGATTATTGATGAGGCACACACCTTGCCGGAGATTGCCGCGCACTATTGTAGTGATTCACTGAGTAGCCAGCAGCTAACAGCGGTGGCTCGGGAGGTGATCCAGAGCGTCCAACAGGAATTGAATGAGTTTATGAGTTTAAGAGAGGGTGCTGAACAGCTCTCTCACAGCGTGCAGCAGTTGCAGCGTACCTTAGGGACGACCCGCCATCGGGCCCATTGGCGGCAAGCCCTACAGGATGAGACGATACAGCAGGCCGTCACTCAATTGCAAGAGGCCTTAGCGCTCTGTCATTCACTGCTAGGGTTGGTATTGAAGCGAAGCACGCTGTTGGATAATGCTTGGGAGCGGGTGACGGCTTATCAAGCGACCCTGAAGCAGTTGCAGCTGGTTGAAGTCGCGGGTTATGGCTATTGGTATCAAGCAACCCCCTGGAGTTTTACCATTGCGCGGACACCGTTGTCGGTGGCCGCCCCTTTCCAAGCACTGATGATCGCTCAGCGTGCCGCCTGGATTTTTACCTCTGCTACCTTAGCCGTGAATCAGCAGCTGGAGCATTTTTGTCAACAGTTGGGCCTGCATGATCCGCAAACACTGCTGCTCTCCAGCCCTTTTAACTATTCTGAACAGGCCATGCTCTGTATTCCACGCTATCTGCCCTCCTCTCAGCATCCCTCTTGGGCTAACCAGTTGGCGCAGCTATTGCATCCCCTACTTAAAAAGATCTCTGGAGGCTGTTTGGTGCTGTGCACCGCTTACCAGCGGATGCATCACTTAGCTGCAGCCTTTCAAACGCTACTGGATCACCCGGTATTAGTTCAAGGAGCAGCCAGCAAATCACAGTTGTTAGCGCAGTTCACCCAAGCAGGTAATGCACTCCTAGTGGCCACCAACAGTTTTTGGCAAGGGATTGATATCCCAGGCCCAGCACTCTCTTGCCTGGTCATCGATAAATTGCCTTTTACACCGCCGGATGATCCGCTATTACAAGCGCGCAGTGCTGAGTGTCGACGCCAGGGCGGAGATCCTTTTAGGGCGCTGCAGATCCCAGAGGCAGTGATCGCTTTAAAGCAGGGGGTTGGACGACTGATCCGCACTAGTAGTGATCGGGGTATCTTGATCCTGTGCGATGATCGTTTAGTCTCTCGACCTTATGGTACCCTGTTTCTGGGGAGTTTACCGCCCATGCCGCGCACCCGGGATCTCCAGCAGGCGATTGATTTTTTGCTCGCTACCGATCCGCTCTCCAGGAATCCTGAATGA
- the tsaB gene encoding tRNA (adenosine(37)-N6)-threonylcarbamoyltransferase complex dimerization subunit type 1 TsaB: protein MTTRVLALESATEACSVALWVDGAIESCYHLAPQQQRQQLLPMVAQLLAQAGLSLTALDAVAVSQGPGSFTGVRLGLGVAQGLAFGADRPLVGLSTLMILAQGAYRLSRSEQVVAAIDARLKQIYWGSYQRQGEGWQAVTAEALSTPLTPLDFLAEYPGAWSRVGTGWSVINAQQGSEPLAAPALLYPHAQDLLPLAVAAWQRGEAVAAMQVRPCYLRDQVALTKQDRAVTGSLQGYSPRQ, encoded by the coding sequence ATGACTACAAGAGTATTGGCACTTGAGAGTGCTACCGAGGCCTGTTCTGTTGCCTTATGGGTTGATGGGGCCATTGAGAGCTGCTATCACCTGGCCCCCCAGCAGCAGCGACAACAGCTGTTACCCATGGTGGCGCAACTACTGGCGCAGGCCGGATTATCATTAACGGCACTGGATGCTGTGGCCGTTAGTCAAGGGCCGGGCAGCTTTACGGGGGTGCGATTGGGTCTGGGGGTGGCACAGGGGTTAGCATTCGGCGCTGATCGCCCCTTGGTTGGCCTATCTACCTTGATGATATTAGCGCAGGGGGCTTACCGGCTCTCCAGATCAGAGCAGGTTGTGGCAGCCATTGATGCACGATTAAAACAGATCTATTGGGGCAGTTATCAGCGCCAAGGGGAGGGTTGGCAGGCAGTCACTGCGGAGGCACTCTCCACGCCCCTCACACCGCTCGATTTTTTGGCTGAGTATCCAGGTGCTTGGAGTCGGGTTGGTACGGGTTGGTCAGTCATCAACGCTCAACAGGGATCTGAGCCGCTGGCAGCACCGGCGCTATTATACCCTCACGCACAAGATCTACTGCCCTTAGCGGTGGCAGCTTGGCAGCGTGGAGAGGCCGTAGCAGCGATGCAGGTGCGTCCTTGCTACCTCCGTGACCAGGTGGCATTAACGAAGCAGGATCGTGCTGTCACGGGATCACTCCAGGGCTACTCACCTAGACAGTAG
- a CDS encoding ATP-binding protein, with translation MNPWRQFYQKIVDARLFQRVLPVGLSLLLLLILIWDARLPFDGYCWLSIIGLLFSIGVITQQQRQAQQLKQRLKEQAQAAQQQQNAILDLELTMTQREQVQQELAYKANLLQAILDASPDAMSLYDEDQKVLACNRALELLLGRSQQQIIGLTTRQLYSEAPAQRADETSRQLLQSNCSITYEHWLPEWRAYFEVHKVPFYDRIKKQRGVLTFGRNITDRKNLQLALEKANRSKTHFIATISHELRTPLSGIIGLCRLLREEQLDPPLQQRYLKTIYLNALTLNHIFDDIVSLGKFEQHQIKLVAAPLSLRDLVEELEDLGQVLVEPKGLTFTLHFSEKLPEFILLDGTRLRQILWNLLSNAVKFTLKGGVRLRFYPEIAPAPLLSFEVTDSGVGISASEQSKIFDLYYQVKEPAALNHPTGAGIGLALSQHLAELMEGSIRVDSQLGQGSCFTLRIPLHPVAKPVTTPLPHPSVPLHLLLVEDMDLTIKISKMIIEKLGHTVDVVTSGAEALARFSPQRYQLILLDIQLPDMSGFEVVKRLRATYPQALLPPLVALTAQVLTDKQAYLTQGMDAALNKPLSIESLAALIEQHGYSSNSTLKRPISPEPLEKPPKVLIPILDEESLNNYLGLLGPAGLTNNIALFKKILPTYLSELQQQLGAHQEKELCAVAHNIQNACSTLGLKRLQQLAQQIQQANLPQAWPQVKQWVDDLQHQWPQEVEYLNQWLASTRSDDSVDQTV, from the coding sequence ATGAACCCGTGGCGTCAATTTTACCAGAAGATCGTCGATGCTAGACTCTTTCAAAGAGTGCTGCCCGTTGGACTATCGCTGTTACTGCTGCTGATTTTAATCTGGGATGCACGCCTACCCTTCGATGGTTATTGCTGGCTAAGCATCATTGGGCTCCTGTTCAGTATCGGTGTTATCACGCAACAACAACGTCAGGCCCAACAGCTGAAACAACGACTTAAAGAACAAGCCCAGGCAGCGCAGCAGCAGCAAAACGCTATCCTTGATTTGGAGTTGACCATGACCCAACGGGAACAAGTACAACAGGAGCTAGCATACAAAGCGAACTTGCTCCAAGCTATTCTGGATGCCTCGCCAGATGCAATGAGTCTCTACGATGAAGATCAGAAAGTGCTTGCCTGCAATCGAGCATTGGAATTACTACTCGGCAGAAGCCAGCAGCAGATCATCGGCTTAACCACACGACAGCTCTATAGCGAAGCCCCGGCACAGAGGGCAGATGAAACCAGTCGACAACTACTTCAATCCAATTGTTCAATAACCTATGAACACTGGCTACCTGAATGGCGGGCTTATTTTGAAGTCCACAAGGTGCCCTTTTACGATCGGATAAAAAAACAGCGAGGGGTATTAACCTTTGGACGAAATATTACGGATCGCAAAAATTTACAACTAGCGCTAGAAAAAGCTAATCGTAGCAAAACTCATTTTATTGCGACCATTAGCCACGAGTTACGCACGCCATTGAGCGGAATTATCGGCCTATGTCGACTGCTGAGGGAGGAGCAGCTCGATCCACCACTGCAGCAACGCTATCTAAAAACCATCTATCTTAATGCCCTCACCTTGAATCATATTTTTGATGATATTGTCAGTTTAGGAAAATTTGAGCAACACCAGATCAAACTAGTTGCTGCGCCGCTATCACTCCGTGATCTGGTCGAGGAGTTAGAAGATTTAGGCCAAGTCCTAGTAGAACCTAAAGGATTGACATTTACACTGCATTTTAGTGAGAAGTTACCAGAATTTATATTACTGGACGGCACCCGATTACGGCAGATTTTGTGGAATTTGCTGAGCAACGCGGTCAAGTTTACTTTAAAAGGCGGGGTAAGATTGCGGTTCTACCCAGAAATCGCCCCGGCTCCTCTGTTATCTTTCGAGGTAACAGATAGCGGTGTTGGGATTTCAGCCAGTGAACAATCCAAAATATTTGACCTGTACTACCAAGTGAAAGAGCCAGCAGCACTGAATCATCCAACCGGGGCTGGTATTGGCCTAGCACTCTCGCAACACCTGGCTGAGCTGATGGAGGGCTCCATCAGGGTTGACAGTCAGCTCGGGCAGGGCAGCTGCTTTACCCTGCGCATCCCCCTACACCCTGTTGCTAAACCAGTAACCACCCCGCTACCCCACCCCTCTGTGCCACTCCATCTACTCCTTGTTGAGGATATGGATTTAACTATAAAAATTTCTAAAATGATTATAGAAAAGCTGGGGCATACGGTGGACGTTGTCACGAGTGGTGCCGAAGCTTTAGCCCGCTTCTCCCCTCAACGGTACCAGTTAATCTTGTTAGATATTCAATTACCTGATATGAGCGGCTTTGAAGTGGTTAAACGATTACGAGCCACCTATCCTCAGGCACTGTTACCCCCGCTAGTGGCGTTGACGGCGCAGGTATTGACGGATAAACAGGCGTATCTGACACAAGGTATGGATGCAGCATTGAATAAACCGCTCTCGATAGAGTCTTTAGCAGCACTCATTGAGCAGCACGGCTATAGCAGCAATAGCACGCTAAAAAGGCCGATTAGCCCAGAACCATTGGAAAAGCCCCCGAAAGTGCTCATCCCGATCTTGGATGAGGAGAGCCTAAATAATTATTTGGGGTTATTAGGCCCTGCAGGATTAACAAACAATATTGCACTCTTTAAGAAAATATTGCCAACTTACCTCAGTGAGCTGCAACAGCAGCTCGGTGCACACCAGGAGAAGGAGCTCTGCGCCGTAGCACATAACATTCAAAACGCCTGTAGTACTCTAGGTTTAAAACGGTTACAACAACTAGCCCAGCAAATTCAACAAGCCAACTTACCGCAAGCTTGGCCTCAGGTGAAGCAGTGGGTCGATGACTTACAGCACCAGTGGCCCCAAGAGGTAGAATACTTAAATCAGTGGCTAGCCTCCACCCGCTCTGATGACTCAGTAGACCAAACCGTGTAG
- a CDS encoding MATE family efflux transporter gives MQKYYREARALLKLSLPVWITQFTQIAVGVIDTVMAGTVSPTDMAAVAVAGSIWLPVILFGHGLLQALSSIIAQLKGAGAYHEIKHLVWQGFWLALLITFPIIGILYCSDGMLTWVIAHRPQIDSNLPQLTLRYLHIMVWGVPSYLFYLVLRCLCEALSRTVPAMIIGLIGLLVNIPVNYIFIHGHFGAPALGGGGCGVATVVVYWVLFVLMLCYVLASPALHFLKLFTQFEWPQFKTLTALLKLGLPIGFSYFFEVTLFAMAALLITPFGDHWVAGHQVAMTFSSLVFTLPFSLGIAVSVRVSNRLGEQATEQAKTAAHTGLAVGLLVALVTTTITIVWRSPIAGWINSDSIVQSMAIQLMLFAAAYQCLDALQVIANGALRGYQDTLAVFLITLISYWLLGFSCSYILGLTDWIVPAMGARGIWYGFIVGLTGTATLLLLRLRWIQRLEKTTLLQRMTR, from the coding sequence GTGCAAAAATATTATCGTGAAGCACGTGCACTCTTAAAACTGTCACTGCCAGTCTGGATTACGCAATTCACGCAAATCGCCGTTGGGGTTATCGACACGGTGATGGCGGGTACTGTCAGCCCTACTGATATGGCGGCAGTCGCGGTGGCTGGTTCTATCTGGTTACCGGTTATTTTATTTGGTCACGGTCTGTTACAAGCCCTCTCCTCCATCATTGCCCAACTGAAGGGCGCTGGGGCTTATCATGAAATCAAGCACCTGGTATGGCAAGGCTTTTGGTTGGCACTGTTGATTACATTCCCTATTATCGGAATACTCTACTGCAGTGACGGGATGCTTACCTGGGTGATTGCCCATAGACCGCAGATTGATTCAAACCTACCCCAGCTGACGCTACGTTACCTCCATATTATGGTTTGGGGAGTACCCAGCTATCTGTTTTATTTGGTACTGCGCTGTCTGTGTGAAGCGCTCTCGAGGACCGTTCCCGCCATGATCATCGGTCTTATTGGCCTTTTAGTGAATATTCCGGTTAATTATATTTTTATTCATGGCCATTTTGGAGCACCGGCATTGGGGGGGGGTGGTTGTGGTGTTGCGACTGTGGTCGTTTATTGGGTGCTATTTGTATTAATGCTGTGCTATGTGCTTGCTAGTCCAGCATTGCATTTTCTGAAATTATTCACACAATTTGAGTGGCCACAGTTCAAAACTTTAACTGCTTTACTCAAATTGGGACTCCCTATCGGCTTCTCCTACTTTTTTGAAGTGACACTCTTTGCTATGGCCGCGTTACTGATCACCCCTTTTGGGGACCACTGGGTTGCCGGCCATCAGGTTGCCATGACCTTTAGCTCGTTAGTGTTCACCCTGCCATTTTCACTGGGAATTGCCGTTTCGGTGCGTGTCAGCAACCGGTTAGGAGAACAAGCAACCGAACAGGCAAAAACGGCCGCCCATACCGGATTAGCCGTGGGGCTCTTGGTTGCACTGGTGACGACCACTATTACCATCGTCTGGCGCTCCCCTATCGCAGGCTGGATTAATAGCGATAGTATCGTGCAGTCGATGGCGATACAACTGATGTTATTTGCGGCGGCTTATCAATGCCTGGATGCCCTGCAAGTCATTGCTAATGGCGCTTTACGCGGTTATCAAGATACCCTGGCAGTCTTTTTAATCACCCTCATCTCCTATTGGTTATTGGGATTTTCTTGTAGCTATATTTTGGGATTGACTGACTGGATAGTCCCAGCCATGGGGGCCCGCGGAATATGGTATGGCTTTATTGTGGGCCTGACCGGTACAGCCACTTTGCTACTGTTGCGCCTGCGATGGATACAGCGGCTGGAAAAAACGACGCTATTACAGCGGATGACCCGCTAG
- the rnd gene encoding ribonuclease D, translated as MQYEIIRNDQQLARCCHNARQAPRIALDSEFVRNRTFYPQLGLIQLYDGVQISLIDPLGIQAWQPLRDLFQDPQVDKVLHASGEDIETFQHYLGVVPHPLWDTQILAAFGGGPLSSSYSSLVASHLQVSLDKQQQRTDWLARPLQQQQLHYAAADVYYLLPVAEQLLEQLTQGPWLVAAQEECQWLVQQRTLAIDPQQLYQQMIPSQGLAPRSLACLKKLAAWRFSEAVARNRALNFVVQAHDLWQIAQALPNSLQALRQLALPQPVLHRYAQTLLTLVAETEQLPVASLPTPPPCLILQGHYKAAVTAIKQLINTVAAQHQLTPALLASKRHIDQLLIWHWYVEQRDQRGYPLLLQGWRAALLGPSLMALLAAY; from the coding sequence ATGCAGTATGAGATTATCCGGAATGATCAACAGCTGGCACGTTGTTGTCACAACGCCCGTCAGGCCCCGCGCATTGCCCTCGATAGTGAATTTGTGCGGAATCGCACTTTTTACCCGCAATTAGGTTTAATTCAGCTCTATGATGGAGTACAGATTTCACTGATTGATCCGCTAGGTATTCAAGCGTGGCAGCCATTACGCGACCTGTTCCAGGATCCACAGGTCGATAAGGTGCTGCATGCCAGTGGCGAAGATATCGAGACCTTTCAACACTACTTAGGAGTGGTACCCCACCCCTTGTGGGATACCCAAATTTTGGCGGCCTTTGGCGGGGGACCCTTATCGAGCAGCTATAGTAGCTTGGTAGCAAGCCATCTGCAGGTGTCATTAGATAAGCAGCAGCAGCGAACTGATTGGTTAGCCCGCCCGCTACAGCAGCAACAACTGCACTATGCTGCCGCCGATGTCTACTACCTTCTGCCAGTAGCCGAGCAGTTGTTGGAGCAGCTCACCCAAGGCCCTTGGCTGGTGGCGGCTCAAGAGGAGTGCCAGTGGTTAGTTCAGCAACGCACATTAGCCATTGATCCCCAGCAGCTCTATCAGCAGATGATACCAAGCCAAGGTTTAGCGCCCCGCTCGCTGGCTTGTCTTAAAAAGCTAGCAGCCTGGCGTTTTTCTGAAGCAGTGGCTCGTAATAGGGCACTGAATTTTGTGGTGCAAGCGCATGATTTATGGCAAATTGCTCAGGCGCTCCCAAACTCTTTGCAGGCGCTGCGGCAGTTAGCGTTACCGCAACCGGTGCTGCACCGTTATGCACAAACGCTGTTAACCCTCGTGGCGGAAACAGAGCAGCTGCCGGTAGCCTCCTTACCCACGCCGCCCCCTTGCTTGATCCTACAGGGTCACTATAAGGCGGCGGTCACGGCGATTAAACAGCTGATCAATACCGTTGCAGCGCAGCACCAGCTCACCCCAGCACTGTTAGCCTCGAAACGGCATATTGATCAGTTGTTAATCTGGCATTGGTACGTTGAGCAGCGGGATCAGAGGGGTTATCCGCTATTGCTACAGGGCTGGCGTGCCGCGCTGTTAGGTCCATCGCTGATGGCGTTATTGGCTGCTTATTAA
- the minE gene encoding cell division topological specificity factor MinE, translating to MALLDFFLARKKNSASVAKERLQIIVAQQRRAGQEPPYLPQLKRDLLQVICRYVNIDPDQLTLQLEQKSKDISVLELNITLPDEPKVSE from the coding sequence ATGGCACTGCTTGATTTCTTTCTAGCGCGTAAAAAAAACAGCGCCTCGGTCGCTAAAGAGCGACTGCAGATCATTGTGGCCCAACAGCGACGAGCTGGGCAGGAACCACCTTACCTGCCACAACTCAAACGGGATCTTTTGCAAGTCATCTGTCGTTACGTCAACATCGATCCTGATCAGTTGACGCTGCAGCTTGAACAGAAGTCCAAGGATATTTCCGTATTGGAACTGAACATTACCCTACCCGATGAACCCAAAGTGAGCGAGTGA
- the minD gene encoding septum site-determining protein MinD yields MARIIVITSGKGGVGKTTSSAAIAIGLAQKGKKTVVIDFDIGLRNLDLIMGCERRVIYDFVNVIQGEATLNQALIKDKRIANLFVLPASQTRDKNALTPEGVQRVLNDLIARDFECILCDSPAGIENGALMALYFSDEAIIVTNPEVSSVRDSDRILGLLASKSQRAEQGKAPIQEHLLITRYHPDRVHRGEMLSIEDVEEILRIPLLGVIPESQAVLQASNQGEPVILNQQSDAGQAYRDAVDRLLGESLPLRFIGHGKKSLLQRLFGG; encoded by the coding sequence ATGGCACGTATTATAGTGATCACCTCTGGCAAGGGAGGGGTTGGTAAAACGACTTCCAGCGCTGCAATCGCCATCGGCTTAGCCCAAAAGGGCAAGAAAACTGTCGTCATCGATTTTGATATTGGATTGCGTAACCTCGATTTGATTATGGGGTGTGAACGCCGGGTGATATACGATTTTGTCAATGTGATCCAAGGTGAAGCGACGCTGAATCAAGCCTTAATTAAAGATAAACGGATCGCCAATCTGTTTGTGCTTCCCGCCTCACAAACCCGTGATAAAAACGCACTAACGCCCGAGGGGGTTCAGCGAGTGCTGAATGATTTGATCGCACGGGATTTTGAGTGCATCCTCTGTGACTCTCCGGCGGGGATTGAAAATGGCGCCTTGATGGCCCTCTACTTTTCTGATGAGGCCATTATTGTCACCAATCCAGAGGTCTCTTCAGTCCGCGATTCTGATCGGATCCTGGGCTTGCTCGCTTCCAAATCACAACGGGCTGAGCAGGGGAAAGCGCCCATCCAAGAGCACCTACTGATCACCCGCTATCACCCCGATCGAGTCCATCGTGGGGAGATGCTCAGCATCGAGGATGTTGAAGAGATTTTACGCATTCCGCTATTAGGGGTTATTCCAGAAAGTCAAGCGGTGCTGCAAGCCTCTAATCAGGGGGAGCCGGTGATCTTAAACCAGCAATCCGACGCCGGCCAGGCCTATCGTGATGCGGTTGACCGGCTACTGGGAGAGAGCCTCCCTTTGCGCTTTATAGGCCATGGCAAAAAAAGTTTGCTGCAACGGCTGTTTGGAGGCTAA